A single region of the Oryzias melastigma strain HK-1 linkage group LG23, ASM292280v2, whole genome shotgun sequence genome encodes:
- the guca1a gene encoding guanylyl cyclase-activating protein 1, with amino-acid sequence MGNSTGSTVDDLQAVEMHLWYKKFMTECPSGQLTLHEFKQFFGLKGLDMEANAYIEQMFRTFDMNKDGYIDFMEYVAALSLVMRGKMEHKLRWYFKLYDVDGNGCIDRHELLNIIKAIRAINGNENQETTAEEFTNSVFDRIDVNGDGELSLEEFVAGARSDEDFMEVMMKSLDLRHIVAMIHNRRHSV; translated from the exons ATGGGTAACTCAACAGGAAGCACCGTGGACGACCTGCAGGCCGTGGAGATGCACCTGTGGTACAAGAAGTTCATGACGGAGTGCCCCTCGGGTCAGCTCACGCTGCACGAGTTCAAGCAGTTTTTCGGGCTGAAAGGTCTGGACATGGAGGCCAACGCCTACATAGAGCAGATGTTCCGGACGTTCGACATGAACAAG GACGGATACATAGACTTCATGGAGTACGTGGCGGCTCTGAGCCTGGTGATGCGCGGAAAGATGGAGCACAAGCTGCGCTGGTACTTTAAACTGTACGATGTGGACGGAAACGGCTGCATAGACCGCCATGAACTCCTGAACATCATCAAG GCGATTCGTGCGATCAACGGGAATGAAAACCAGGAAACAACCGCAGAGGAATTCACCAACAGCGTGTTTGACAGGATTGATGTGAATGGAGATG GCGAGCTCTCCCTGGAGGAGTTTGTGGCGGGAGCTCGGAGTGACGAAGACTTCATGGAGGTCATGATGAAAAGCTTGGACCTTCGCCACATTGTGGCCATGATCCACAACCGGAGGCACAGCGTTTAG
- the orc5 gene encoding origin recognition complex subunit 5 has product MTGLLEHPGYDEERLRRAAEQLSCRELQAGMLLSLMGEPQQYCYPSIFIYGHRASGKSHVINVLMKELELPHATVSCVECVSVALLFEQVLHSFFGCDVASLLPRSPSLTDFVRIYRQQSPAQQTRYVVVEKAELLRDADANLLPALLRLQELVEDNVTIILLSEIVWDTFRPNTGCFEPLLLHFPDYSKVELQQILSQDRHPSYSAELYSFYVNILLGVFYSVCRDLRELRHLAALNFSKFCEPLEEGKVKETDTHKLWKNIEPHLKKAMQTVYLREVSSLQWEQMQQTEDETGAPKGLSAHTHVELPFYSKFLLIAAYLASYNPARTDKRFFMKHHGKIKKTNFLKKNEKTTNHLLGPKPFPLDRLLAIFYSVVDGRVTPTASIFSQISSLVTLQLLAQVSHDDQLDSPKYKCAVSLEFICNISRTVNFDIMKYLYDFL; this is encoded by the exons ATGACAGGACTGTTGGAGCATCCAGGATACGACGAGGAGAGGCTGAGGAGAGCCGCAGAGCAGCTGTCCTGCAGGGAGCTCCAGGCCGGGATGTTGCTGTCTCTAATGGGAGAG CCACAGCAGTACTGCTACCCTTCAATCTTCATCTACGGTCATCGCGCTTCAGGAAAGAGCCatgtaataaatgttttgatgaaGGAGCTGGAG CTGCCTCACGCCACGGTCAGCTGTGTCGAATGCGTTTCTGTTGCGCTGCTGTTTGAACAAGTGCTGCACTCCTTCTTCGGATGCGATGTGGCCTCGCTGCTCCCCCGCAGTCCCTCCCTCACCGACTTTGTGCGCATTTACCGCCAGCAGTCGCCCGCCCAGCAAACGCGATACGTC gttgtggAAAAAGCTGAACTTCTGCGAGACGCCGATGCTAACCTCCTCCCTGCTCTCCTCCGCCTCCAGGAGCTG GTGGAGGACAATGTTACCATCATCCTGCTCAGTGAAATAGTCTGGGACACGTTCAGACCGAACACAGGCTGTTTCGAGCCTCTCCTGCTCCATTTCCCCGACTACAGTAAAG ttgagctgcagcagattttgtCCCAGGACAGACATCCGTCGTATTCCGCTGAGCTTTACTCCTTCTATGTCAACATCCTGCTGGGAGTCTTCTACTCGGTCTGCCGAGACCTCCGAGAGCTGCGACACCTG GCTGCCCTCAACTTTTCAAAGTTCTGCGAGCCGTTGGAAGAAGGGAAAg TGAAGGAAACGGACACACACAAGTTGTGGAAAAACATCGAGCCTCACCTCAAAAAGGCCATGCAGACCGTTTACCTCCGGGAGGTGTCCAG TCTTCAGTGGGAGCAGATGCAGCAAACGGAGGACGAGACGGGAGCTCCGAAAG GTTTATCGGCTCACACTCACGTCGAACTGCCGTTTTACTCCAAGTTCCTGCTCATCGCTGCTTATCTGGCCTCCTACAACCCGGCCCGCACAGATAAACGCTTTTTTATGAAG CACCACGGAAAAATCAAAAAGACcaactttttgaagaaaaatgaaaag ACGACTAACCACCTTCTTGGGCCGAAACCCTTCCCTCTGGACCGCCTGCTGGCCATCTTCTACAGCGTGGTGGACGGCAGAGTCACTCCGACCGCCAGCATCTTCTCCCAG ATCTCATCTCTGGTGACCTTGCAGCTGCTGGCTCAGGTGAGTCACGACGACCAGCTCGATAGCCCCAAGTACAAGTGTGCCGTTTCTCTGGAATTCATCTGCAACATATCCAG GACGGTGAACTTTGACATCATGAAGTATCTGTACGACTTCCTgtga